From Pseudomonas poae, the proteins below share one genomic window:
- the ilvD gene encoding dihydroxy-acid dehydratase, whose product MPDYRSKTSTHGRNMAGARALWRATGMKDDDFKKPIIAIANSFTQFVPGHVHLKDLGQLVAREIERAGGVAKEFNTIAVDDGIAMGHDGMLYSLPSREIIADSVEYMVNAHCADAIVCISNCDKITPGMLMAALRLNIPVIFVSGGPMEAGKTKLASHGLDLVDAMVIAADSSASDEKVAEYERSACPTCGSCSGMFTANSMNCLVEALGLALPGNGSTLATHSDREQLFLQAGRTIVELCKRYYTENDESVLPRNIANFKAFENAMTLDIAMGGSTNTILHLLAAAQEAEIDFDLRDIDRLSRHVPQLCKVAPNIQKYHMEDVHRAGGIFSILGSLARGGLLHTDLPTVHSKSIAEGIAKWDITQTDDEAVHTFFKAGPAGIPTQTAFSQSTRWDTLDDDRENGCIRSVEHAYSQEGGLAVLYGNIALDGCVVKTAGVDESIHVFEGRAKIYESQDSSVRGILADEVKEGDIVIIRYEGPKGGPGMQEMLYPTSYLKSKGLGKACALLTDGRFSGGTSGLSIGHASPEAAAGGAIGLVQDGDKVLIDIPNRSINLLISDEELAARRVEQDKKGWKPVEKRPRKVTTALKAYALLATSADKGAVRNKAMLDGL is encoded by the coding sequence ATGCCAGATTACCGCTCGAAAACATCCACCCACGGCCGCAACATGGCCGGCGCGCGCGCACTGTGGCGTGCCACGGGGATGAAAGATGACGACTTCAAAAAGCCGATCATCGCGATTGCCAACTCGTTTACCCAGTTCGTACCGGGCCACGTCCACCTCAAGGACCTGGGCCAACTGGTCGCCCGCGAAATCGAACGCGCTGGCGGCGTGGCCAAGGAATTCAACACCATCGCCGTGGATGACGGCATCGCCATGGGCCATGACGGCATGCTGTATTCCCTGCCGAGCCGCGAGATCATCGCTGACTCCGTGGAATACATGGTCAATGCCCACTGCGCCGACGCCATTGTGTGCATCTCGAACTGCGACAAGATCACCCCCGGCATGCTGATGGCCGCGCTGCGCCTGAACATCCCGGTGATCTTCGTGTCCGGCGGCCCGATGGAAGCCGGCAAGACCAAGCTCGCCTCCCACGGCCTCGACCTGGTGGATGCCATGGTCATCGCCGCCGATTCCAGCGCCTCTGACGAGAAGGTTGCGGAATACGAGCGCAGCGCCTGCCCTACCTGCGGTTCGTGCTCCGGCATGTTCACCGCCAACTCGATGAACTGCCTGGTCGAAGCCCTGGGCCTGGCCTTGCCGGGCAACGGTTCGACCCTGGCCACCCACAGCGACCGCGAACAGCTGTTCCTGCAGGCTGGCCGTACCATCGTCGAGCTGTGCAAGCGTTACTACACCGAGAACGATGAGTCGGTGTTGCCGCGCAATATCGCCAACTTCAAGGCGTTCGAAAACGCCATGACCCTGGATATCGCCATGGGCGGTTCCACCAACACCATCCTGCACTTGCTGGCCGCGGCCCAGGAAGCCGAGATCGATTTCGACCTGCGCGACATCGACCGTCTGTCCCGCCACGTGCCGCAACTGTGCAAAGTCGCGCCGAACATCCAGAAGTACCACATGGAAGACGTGCACCGCGCCGGCGGGATCTTCTCGATCTTAGGCTCGCTGGCCCGTGGCGGCCTGCTGCACACCGACCTGCCGACCGTGCACAGCAAATCCATCGCCGAAGGCATCGCCAAGTGGGACATCACCCAGACTGACGACGAAGCCGTGCACACCTTTTTCAAGGCCGGCCCGGCGGGCATCCCGACCCAGACCGCGTTCAGCCAGTCGACCCGTTGGGACACCCTCGACGACGACCGTGAAAACGGCTGCATCCGCAGCGTCGAGCACGCCTACTCGCAAGAAGGCGGCCTGGCCGTGCTGTACGGCAACATCGCCCTCGACGGCTGCGTGGTGAAAACCGCCGGTGTGGATGAGTCGATCCACGTCTTCGAAGGTCGCGCCAAGATCTACGAAAGCCAGGACAGCTCGGTCCGCGGCATCCTCGCCGACGAAGTGAAAGAAGGCGATATCGTGATCATCCGCTACGAAGGCCCGAAAGGCGGCCCGGGTATGCAGGAGATGCTCTACCCCACGTCCTACCTGAAGTCCAAGGGCCTGGGCAAAGCCTGCGCCCTGCTGACCGACGGCCGTTTCTCCGGCGGCACCTCGGGCCTGTCCATCGGCCACGCTTCGCCTGAAGCCGCTGCCGGTGGCGCCATCGGCCTGGTGCAGGACGGCGACAAGGTGCTGATCGACATTCCGAACCGCTCGATCAACCTGTTGATCAGCGATGAAGAGCTGGCTGCGCGCCGGGTCGAGCAGGACAAGAAAGGTTGGAAGCCGGTGGAGAAGCGTCCGCGCAAGGTCACGACCGCGCTCAAAGCCTATGCCCTGCTGGCCACCAGCGCCGACAAGGGTGCCGTGCGTAACAAGGCGATGCTCGACGGCCTGTAA